In one Candidatus Nealsonbacteria bacterium genomic region, the following are encoded:
- the dnaJ gene encoding molecular chaperone DnaJ: MKDYYKILGVPKKASSKEIKKAYYKLAHKHHPDKGGNEKKFKEINEAYQVLSDKKKRNQYDRFGRVFEGMRGGQPGFDFQWGWGRPDIDFNFESGFGGLEEMLEEIFGSGFSGRKRDLKKGKDIRVEMDISLEDTLKGKEKVIILEKVVVCPRCQGRGAEPGTKVKECFSCRGTGQVQQIRKTFFGTFTKYIICPECGGEGYRPEKPCNVCRGEGRIKGKEDIKVFIPAGVDTNQIIKIEGKGNAGKRGGASGDLYVRVSVKKHPIFQRRGDDLYALVSISFSQAALGDEIEILTIEGKKILLRIPAGTESGKILRISKKGIPHFSGYGRGNLYVEFVIETPKKLTKKQKELLRSLRENGL; the protein is encoded by the coding sequence ATGAAAGACTATTATAAAATCTTAGGTGTTCCCAAAAAAGCTTCTTCTAAAGAAATAAAGAAGGCTTATTATAAGTTGGCTCATAAACACCACCCGGATAAAGGAGGAAATGAGAAAAAATTTAAAGAGATAAACGAAGCTTATCAGGTGCTTTCTGATAAGAAAAAAAGAAATCAATATGACAGGTTTGGAAGGGTTTTTGAAGGGATGAGAGGGGGTCAGCCGGGCTTTGATTTTCAGTGGGGTTGGGGTAGACCGGATATAGATTTTAATTTTGAATCAGGATTCGGCGGTCTGGAGGAGATGTTAGAAGAAATCTTTGGTTCAGGTTTTTCAGGCAGAAAAAGAGATCTTAAAAAAGGCAAAGACATCAGAGTTGAGATGGATATCTCATTGGAAGATACTTTAAAAGGAAAAGAAAAGGTAATAATTTTAGAAAAAGTGGTTGTTTGTCCCCGATGTCAAGGAAGGGGAGCTGAACCCGGCACTAAAGTTAAAGAATGTTTTTCCTGCCGGGGAACAGGTCAAGTCCAGCAAATTAGAAAGACATTTTTTGGCACATTTACTAAATACATTATTTGTCCTGAATGCGGAGGCGAGGGTTATAGGCCTGAAAAACCCTGTAATGTTTGTCGGGGAGAAGGAAGGATTAAAGGTAAAGAAGATATTAAAGTTTTTATACCCGCTGGCGTAGATACGAACCAGATAATAAAAATTGAAGGAAAAGGAAATGCTGGTAAAAGAGGTGGAGCGTCAGGAGATTTGTACGTCAGGGTTTCGGTTAAAAAACACCCAATTTTTCAAAGAAGGGGAGACGATTTATATGCTTTGGTATCTATTTCTTTTTCCCAGGCAGCTTTGGGCGATGAAATAGAGATTCTGACAATAGAGGGCAAGAAAATTTTGTTGAGAATCCCGGCCGGAACAGAATCTGGAAAGATATTACGAATTTCCAAAAAAGGAATTCCACATTTTTCAGGATATGGGAGAGGAAACCTATATGTTGAATTT